A section of the Bacillus pumilus genome encodes:
- a CDS encoding YqxA family protein, producing the protein MGSFIGKTIILGLVLLFGVFLGMQQANNGMLQMKGYHDPQLKGAFSIQMNDEEEREASILGTAVTEKDLAEKQKQLEEIESFNAFSKAGKALSDGMTHAARSLYDWVNGK; encoded by the coding sequence ATTTTAGGACTAGTCTTGCTATTTGGCGTCTTTTTAGGAATGCAGCAAGCGAATAATGGCATGCTGCAAATGAAGGGTTACCATGACCCGCAATTAAAAGGCGCTTTCTCCATCCAAATGAACGACGAAGAAGAACGAGAAGCCTCTATTTTAGGAACAGCTGTTACAGAAAAGGATCTTGCCGAAAAACAAAAGCAACTTGAGGAAATAGAGAGCTTTAATGCCTTCTCCAAGGCAGGTAAGGCGTTGTCTGATGGCATGACACATGCAGCTCGTTCTCTTTACGATTGGGTAAATGGGAAATAA
- the dnaK gene encoding molecular chaperone DnaK — MSKIIGIDLGTTNSCVAVLEGGEPKVIANAEGARTTPSVVAFKNGERQVGEVAKRQSITNPNTIMSVKRHMGTDYKVEVEGKNYTPQEISAIILQHLKSYAEGYLGEEVTKAVITVPAYFNDAERQATKDAGKIAGLEVERIINEPTAAALAYGLDKTDEDQTILVYDLGGGTFDVSVLELGDGVFEVRSTAGDNRLGGDDFDQVIIDHLVAEFKKENGIDLSKDKMALQRLKDAAEKAKKDLSGVSSTQISLPFITAGDAGPLHLELTLTRAKFEELSADLVERTMTPVRQSLKDAGLSASEIDKVILVGGSTRIPAVQEAIKKETGKEPHKGVNPDEVVALGAAIQGGVITGDVKDVVLLDVTPLSLGIETMGGVFTKLIERNTTIPTSKSQVFSTAADNQTAVDIHVLQGERPMAADNKTLGRFQLTDIPPAPRGVPQIEVSFDIDKNGIVNVRAKDMGTGKEQNITIKSSSGLSDDEIEKMVKEAEENAEADAKKKEEIEVRNEADQLVFTTEKTLKDLEGKIDEEQVKKANDAKDALKAAIEKGELEDIKAKKDELQTIVQELTTKLYEEAAKQAQAQQEGGAEGAQKADDNVVDAEYEEVNDDQEKK; from the coding sequence ATGAGTAAAATCATTGGGATTGACTTAGGAACAACAAACTCATGTGTTGCAGTACTTGAAGGCGGAGAGCCAAAAGTCATTGCAAACGCTGAAGGAGCACGTACAACACCATCTGTTGTCGCTTTTAAAAATGGAGAGCGCCAAGTTGGTGAAGTAGCGAAACGCCAATCAATTACAAACCCGAACACAATCATGTCTGTTAAAAGACATATGGGTACAGATTATAAAGTAGAAGTTGAAGGCAAGAACTACACGCCGCAGGAAATCTCTGCAATCATTCTTCAACATCTTAAATCATACGCTGAAGGCTACCTTGGCGAAGAAGTAACAAAAGCTGTTATCACAGTTCCTGCTTACTTCAACGATGCAGAACGTCAAGCAACAAAAGATGCTGGTAAAATTGCTGGTCTTGAAGTAGAACGTATCATCAACGAACCAACAGCAGCTGCGCTTGCTTATGGTTTAGATAAAACAGATGAAGATCAAACAATCCTTGTATATGACCTTGGTGGCGGTACATTTGACGTATCAGTCCTTGAGCTTGGAGACGGCGTCTTTGAAGTACGCTCAACTGCTGGGGACAACCGTCTAGGTGGAGACGATTTTGACCAAGTGATCATTGATCACCTAGTGGCTGAATTCAAAAAAGAAAATGGCATTGACCTTTCAAAAGATAAAATGGCGCTTCAGCGTTTAAAAGATGCTGCTGAAAAAGCGAAAAAAGATCTTTCTGGTGTATCTTCTACACAAATCTCATTGCCATTTATCACAGCTGGAGATGCAGGTCCTCTTCATCTTGAATTAACGCTAACGCGTGCTAAATTCGAAGAGCTTTCTGCAGACCTTGTAGAGCGTACAATGACACCTGTACGTCAATCATTAAAAGATGCTGGTTTATCTGCTAGTGAGATTGATAAAGTCATCCTTGTTGGTGGATCAACTCGTATTCCTGCAGTACAAGAAGCAATTAAAAAAGAAACAGGCAAAGAGCCTCATAAAGGTGTAAACCCTGATGAAGTGGTTGCTCTTGGTGCGGCGATCCAAGGTGGAGTCATCACAGGAGATGTCAAAGACGTTGTTCTTCTTGACGTAACACCACTTTCTTTAGGAATTGAAACAATGGGCGGCGTATTCACAAAGCTGATTGAACGTAATACAACAATTCCAACAAGTAAATCTCAAGTATTCTCAACAGCTGCTGACAACCAAACAGCGGTAGACATCCATGTCCTGCAAGGTGAACGCCCAATGGCAGCAGACAACAAAACATTAGGTCGTTTCCAATTGACTGACATTCCGCCAGCACCACGCGGCGTACCACAAATCGAAGTATCTTTTGATATCGATAAAAACGGTATTGTCAACGTACGTGCGAAAGATATGGGTACAGGCAAAGAGCAAAACATCACAATCAAATCTTCTTCAGGTCTTTCTGATGATGAGATCGAAAAAATGGTTAAAGAAGCAGAAGAAAATGCTGAAGCAGATGCGAAGAAAAAAGAAGAAATCGAAGTGCGCAATGAAGCAGATCAATTAGTTTTTACAACTGAAAAAACATTAAAAGATCTAGAAGGCAAAATCGATGAAGAGCAAGTGAAAAAAGCAAACGACGCGAAAGATGCCCTAAAAGCTGCGATCGAAAAAGGCGAGCTTGAAGACATCAAAGCGAAAAAAGATGAGCTGCAAACAATCGTTCAAGAACTAACGACAAAGCTCTATGAAGAAGCTGCAAAACAAGCACAAGCTCAGCAAGAAGGCGGCGCTGAAGGTGCTCAAAAAGCAGATGACAATGTAGTGGATGCAGAATACGAAGAAGTAAACGACGATCAAGAGAAAAAATAA
- the hrcA gene encoding heat-inducible transcriptional repressor HrcA: MLTNRQLLILQVIINDFIRSAQPVGSRTLSKKEDITFSSATIRNEMADLEELGFIEKTHSSSGRIPSEKGYRYYVDHLLSPRKLSSNELVLIQSAFQEKIFELEKTVQKSAEILSDLTNYTSIVLGPKLSENRLKQIQLVPVQPNKAVAIMITDSGHVENKTITFSEHLDVSDIEKLMNILNSRLAGVPMDQLKDRMYKEVVMLLRTHLKDYDHILDALGNTFTSTQNESKLFFGGKINMLNQPEFHDIDRIRSLMMLIEQKNDVMQLFHPNQQGITIKIGSENNLEAMENCSLITATYSIDQKSLGSIAVIGPTRMDYGRVVSLLHHVSKDLSNALSNLYDE; encoded by the coding sequence ATGTTAACAAATCGTCAGCTTTTGATTCTGCAAGTCATCATTAATGACTTTATTCGTTCGGCGCAGCCAGTTGGGTCAAGGACTCTTTCCAAAAAAGAGGACATCACATTCAGCTCTGCGACGATTAGAAACGAAATGGCTGATTTGGAGGAACTTGGTTTTATCGAAAAGACCCATTCTTCATCAGGAAGAATTCCTTCAGAAAAAGGATATCGTTATTATGTAGATCATTTGCTCTCTCCGCGAAAACTGTCGTCTAACGAGCTTGTGCTCATCCAGTCGGCTTTTCAGGAGAAAATTTTTGAGCTTGAAAAAACAGTTCAAAAATCGGCGGAAATTTTATCAGATCTCACAAACTATACATCGATCGTGCTTGGTCCAAAGCTGAGTGAAAATCGATTAAAGCAAATTCAGCTTGTCCCCGTTCAGCCAAACAAAGCAGTCGCGATCATGATTACAGACAGCGGACATGTTGAAAACAAAACCATTACCTTCTCTGAGCATCTCGATGTCTCCGATATTGAGAAGCTGATGAATATTTTGAATAGCCGCTTAGCTGGCGTTCCGATGGACCAGTTGAAGGACAGGATGTATAAAGAAGTGGTCATGCTTTTGCGCACACATTTAAAAGATTATGATCACATTTTAGATGCGCTCGGCAACACATTTACATCAACACAAAATGAATCAAAACTTTTCTTTGGCGGGAAGATTAATATGTTGAATCAGCCTGAATTTCATGACATCGACCGTATTCGCTCACTCATGATGCTGATTGAGCAAAAGAATGATGTCATGCAGCTGTTTCATCCAAATCAGCAAGGCATCACCATTAAAATCGGTTCAGAAAACAACTTGGAAGCAATGGAGAACTGCAGTTTGATCACAGCGACTTATTCGATTGATCAAAAATCACTCGGCTCCATTGCCGTCATCGGACCAACCCGCATGGATTACGGGCGAGTCGTTAGTCTTTTGCATCATGTATCAAAAGACTTGTCAAACGCACTTTCCAATTTGTATGATGAGTAG
- the hemW gene encoding radical SAM family heme chaperone HemW: MKAAYIHIPFCEHICHYCDFNKFFIKTQPVDEYLAALEKEMQHTIEQKGEQELKTIFIGGGTPTSLTVSQLDQLMNSIHRVLKPSKNLVEFAVEANPDELSLEKLHVLKEAGVNRLSFGVQTFEDDLLKKIGRVHQKKDVLTSFERARDVGFDNISLDLMFGLPHQEKHHVMNSLETAFSLGAEHYSVYSLIVEPKTVFYNLMQKGKLHLPPQEREAEMYELVMDEMERHGLHQYEISNYAKPGFESQHNLTYWSNEDYFGFGAGAHGYVDGIRNVNAGPVKHYLELIEQTGFPHKETHQVTKAEQIEEEMFLGLRKIEGVKSAGFQAKYGASPEALFPSVLEELEEKGLIVKDDIGIRLTRKGKLLGNEVFQAFLGEL, translated from the coding sequence ATGAAAGCAGCATACATTCACATTCCATTTTGTGAGCACATTTGCCACTATTGTGATTTCAATAAATTTTTCATTAAAACGCAGCCAGTCGATGAATACTTAGCGGCTCTTGAAAAAGAGATGCAGCACACGATTGAGCAAAAGGGTGAGCAAGAACTAAAGACGATCTTTATTGGCGGGGGGACTCCAACATCATTGACCGTCAGCCAGCTAGATCAGCTCATGAACAGCATCCACCGTGTGTTAAAACCGTCAAAAAACCTGGTTGAATTTGCAGTGGAAGCAAACCCAGATGAATTATCACTCGAGAAGTTGCATGTGTTAAAAGAAGCCGGTGTCAATCGGTTAAGCTTTGGCGTCCAAACCTTTGAAGATGATCTACTCAAAAAAATCGGACGAGTTCATCAAAAGAAAGATGTTCTCACGTCTTTCGAGCGAGCAAGAGATGTCGGATTTGACAACATTAGCCTTGACCTCATGTTTGGCTTGCCGCACCAAGAAAAGCATCATGTCATGAATTCACTTGAGACAGCTTTCTCATTAGGAGCAGAGCATTATTCTGTCTACTCACTGATTGTGGAGCCGAAAACGGTGTTTTACAACTTAATGCAAAAAGGAAAACTACATTTACCACCGCAAGAACGTGAGGCTGAAATGTATGAGCTTGTGATGGATGAAATGGAGCGCCACGGATTACATCAATACGAGATCAGCAATTACGCCAAACCTGGATTTGAAAGCCAGCATAACCTGACCTATTGGAGCAATGAAGACTATTTCGGTTTTGGTGCAGGGGCACACGGGTATGTAGATGGCATCCGAAATGTGAACGCAGGACCAGTAAAGCATTACTTGGAACTGATTGAGCAAACTGGGTTCCCGCATAAAGAAACTCATCAAGTCACAAAAGCAGAACAGATAGAAGAAGAAATGTTTTTAGGCCTTCGAAAAATTGAAGGGGTGAAAAGTGCCGGCTTCCAAGCCAAATATGGTGCTTCACCAGAGGCTCTTTTTCCCTCGGTTCTTGAAGAATTAGAAGAAAAAGGTCTCATTGTAAAAGATGATATTGGCATTCGTTTAACAAGAAAAGGAAAATTGTTAGGAAATGAAGTATTTCAAGCGTTTCTCGGTGAGTTATAA
- the lepA gene encoding translation elongation factor 4, with amino-acid sequence MTDKEKRLERQSRIRNFSIIAHIDHGKSTLADRILEKTAAITQREMKEQLLDSMDLERERGITIKLNSVQLKYKAKDGEEYIMHLIDTPGHVDFTYEVSRSLAACEGAILVVDAAQGIEAQTLANVYLALDNNLEILPIINKIDLPSAEPERVRGEIEDVIGLDASEAVLTSAKAGIGIEDILEQIVEKVPAPAGDPEAPLQALIFDSLYDAYRGVIAYIRIVEGTVKPGQKIKMMATGKEFEVLEVGVFTPKAMPTDELTVGDVGYLTAAIKNVGDTRVGDTITSAVNPAQEALPGYRKLNPMVYCGLYPIDTAKYNDLREALEKLELNDSSLQYEAETSQALGFGFRCGFLGMLHMEIIQERIEREFKIDLITTAPSVIYDVYMTDGEKIVVDNPSNLPDPQKIERIEEPYVKATMMVPNDYVGSVMELCQGKRGHFIDMQYLDANRVSIVYEIPLAEIVYEFFDQLKSNTKGYASFDYELIGYRPSTLVKMDIMLNGEKIDALSFIVHRDYAYERGKIIVDKLKELIPRQHFEVPIQAAIGQKIVARSTIKAMRKNVLAKCYGGDISRKRKLLEKQKEGKKRMKQVGSVEVPQEAFMAVLKMDDSTPKK; translated from the coding sequence GTGACAGATAAAGAAAAACGATTAGAACGGCAATCAAGAATTCGAAATTTCTCCATTATCGCCCATATTGACCACGGGAAATCAACATTGGCCGACCGTATTTTAGAAAAAACAGCGGCGATTACACAGCGAGAAATGAAAGAACAATTACTTGATTCCATGGACTTAGAGCGTGAACGCGGCATAACGATTAAATTAAACTCTGTCCAGCTGAAATATAAGGCGAAGGATGGAGAAGAATATATTATGCACCTGATTGATACACCAGGGCATGTCGACTTCACCTATGAGGTTTCTCGAAGCCTTGCTGCCTGTGAAGGTGCAATTCTCGTAGTAGATGCAGCACAAGGAATTGAAGCACAGACACTTGCAAACGTTTATTTAGCTCTTGATAATAACTTAGAAATTCTTCCGATTATCAATAAAATCGATCTGCCAAGTGCAGAGCCTGAGCGTGTAAGAGGAGAAATCGAAGATGTCATCGGGTTGGATGCGTCTGAAGCTGTTCTCACCTCGGCTAAGGCGGGTATTGGGATCGAAGATATTTTAGAACAAATCGTCGAAAAGGTACCAGCACCTGCTGGAGACCCAGAAGCACCGCTTCAAGCTCTTATATTTGATTCTCTTTACGATGCGTATCGCGGCGTTATTGCGTACATACGAATTGTGGAAGGAACCGTCAAACCAGGTCAGAAAATCAAAATGATGGCGACGGGGAAAGAATTTGAAGTACTTGAAGTCGGCGTATTCACACCAAAAGCCATGCCGACAGACGAACTCACTGTTGGAGATGTTGGCTACTTAACAGCAGCAATTAAAAATGTCGGCGATACACGTGTGGGGGATACGATCACAAGTGCGGTGAACCCAGCACAAGAAGCACTGCCAGGATACAGAAAGCTGAATCCGATGGTTTACTGCGGTCTTTATCCGATTGACACAGCGAAATATAACGACTTACGTGAAGCGCTAGAAAAGCTTGAATTAAATGATTCTTCACTTCAATATGAGGCAGAGACATCCCAAGCACTTGGCTTTGGTTTCCGCTGCGGGTTCCTTGGAATGCTTCATATGGAAATCATCCAAGAACGGATTGAACGTGAATTTAAAATTGATCTTATTACGACAGCGCCAAGTGTTATTTACGATGTGTATATGACAGATGGAGAAAAAATCGTCGTAGATAACCCGTCCAATTTGCCTGATCCGCAAAAGATTGAACGAATTGAAGAACCATACGTGAAAGCAACAATGATGGTGCCGAATGATTATGTAGGCTCTGTCATGGAGCTTTGCCAAGGAAAGCGCGGACATTTCATTGATATGCAGTATCTTGATGCGAACCGCGTGAGCATTGTTTATGAAATTCCTTTGGCTGAGATCGTATACGAATTCTTTGATCAATTAAAGTCCAACACAAAAGGCTATGCGTCCTTTGATTATGAGCTGATTGGCTACCGTCCATCGACGCTAGTGAAAATGGACATCATGCTGAATGGCGAAAAAATAGATGCCCTTTCCTTTATTGTTCACCGCGATTACGCCTATGAACGAGGCAAAATCATCGTAGATAAGCTAAAAGAACTCATTCCACGCCAGCACTTTGAAGTACCAATTCAAGCGGCGATTGGACAAAAAATCGTGGCTCGCTCTACCATTAAAGCGATGCGTAAAAACGTACTTGCTAAATGTTATGGCGGAGACATTTCCCGAAAAAGAAAGCTTCTTGAGAAGCAAAAAGAAGGGAAAAAGCGCATGAAACAAGTGGGCTCTGTTGAAGTCCCGCAAGAAGCATTTATGGCTGTGCTGAAGATGGACGACAGCACACCGAAAAAATAA
- the grpE gene encoding nucleotide exchange factor GrpE, whose amino-acid sequence MSEEKQTPEQAAEVEAQEEAVQAETEEVKHDEQSAFQEKIDELQQLLDEKENKILRVQADFENYKRRARTEVETVQKYRSQHVVSDLLPALDNFERALGIDPDNEQAKSLLEGMQMVYRQLVEALKNEGVEPIEAVGKEFDPNLHQAVMQVEDENFDSNIVVEELQKGYKLKDRVIRPSMVKVNQ is encoded by the coding sequence ATGTCAGAAGAAAAACAGACACCTGAGCAAGCAGCAGAGGTTGAAGCACAAGAAGAAGCAGTTCAAGCAGAAACTGAGGAAGTAAAGCACGATGAACAGTCTGCCTTCCAAGAGAAGATTGATGAATTGCAGCAGCTTCTAGATGAAAAAGAAAACAAAATTCTGCGTGTTCAAGCAGATTTTGAAAACTATAAACGCCGTGCTCGAACTGAAGTGGAGACCGTGCAAAAATATCGTTCTCAACATGTTGTCAGTGATCTTCTCCCAGCTCTTGACAACTTTGAAAGAGCGCTTGGAATTGATCCAGACAATGAGCAGGCGAAAAGTTTATTAGAAGGAATGCAAATGGTTTACCGCCAGCTGGTAGAAGCGTTGAAAAATGAAGGCGTTGAACCAATTGAAGCTGTCGGCAAAGAGTTCGATCCAAACCTTCATCAAGCCGTCATGCAAGTTGAAGATGAAAACTTCGATTCAAATATCGTCGTAGAAGAATTGCAAAAGGGCTATAAACTCAAAGACCGAGTTATTCGTCCATCAATGGTAAAAGTAAATCAATAA